In Acidobacteriota bacterium, the sequence GACAACGTGGGATTGTTGCTGCGCGGTGTGGACCGAAGCGACATCGAACGTGGCCAGGTGATCGCCAAGCCGGGATCAATCACGCCGCACACAAAGCTCAAGTGCGAAGTCTACATTTTGACGAAGGAAGAAGGTGGCCGCCACACGCCATTTTTCAAAGGCTATCGGCGCCAGTTCTACTTCCGGACCACGGACGTGACCGGAGTGGCGACGCTGCCGGAGAACGTGGAAATGGTGATGCCGGGCGACAACGTGGCCCTGGAAGTAGAATTGATTACCCCAATCGCGATGGAAAAGGGGTTGCGGTTCGCCATCCGTGAAGGTGGCCGCACCGTCGGTGCCGGTACGATCTCAGATATTCTTGAGTAAGATCAGACATAAGATTGCTTCAGAGGCCGGCGGCGGGAAATCACTGATCACCTGCCGCCGACCAAATGAAATAATCAACTGGACCAGTGAAGAGGTGACGCCTTGAACGACAAAATTCGCATTCGCCTAAAAGCTTACGACCATCGAGTGCTTGATCAGTCCACTTTGGAAATTGTGGACACGGCCAAGCGGACCGGCGCCAAAGTGGCTGGGCCAATTCCACTGCCAACTGTCCGCAATCGCTATACCGTGTTGCGCTCGCCTCACGTTGATAAAAAATCGCGTGAACAGTTTGAGATTCGCACCCATAAGCGCTTGATGGACATTCTGGATCCAACACCGCAAACAGTTGATGCCTTGATGAAGCTGGATCTGCCAGCGGGTGTTGATGTGGAAATCAAAGCCTTTGGTCGGGATCGCAAGTAAGAAATTTTTGGAAGCCCAGTAAATTGGGGCAGGGAGCGCGGACTGAAAATGGTTAACGGAATAATTGGAAAAAAAGTCGGCATGACGCAGTTGTTTGCACCAGATGGTACAGTGACCCCAGTGACTGTGCTGCAGGCAGGTCCTTGTGTCGTGGTGCAGCGGAAAACAGTGGCCAAGGATGGATACAGCGCTGTCCAACTCGGACTGGTTGAAAATCGACCACCCAAGAAAGTGTCAAAGCCGATCCGTGGACACTTTGAAAAAACTGGAAAAGGGACCCCCCCAACCCGGATTTTACGCGAGTTTCGCGTTTCCGCCGAGGAACAGATCGAAGTTGGGGCGCCAGTGCTGGTTGATCTCTTTTCTGAAAATGAAAAAATTCAGGTGGTCGGCACCAGCAAGGGTCGTGGTTTTGCCGGGTTTATCAAGCGCCATGGATTTGGTGGCGGTCGGTCAACTCACGGATCAATGTTCCACCGGGCACCGGGGTCAATTGGTTCATCGGCTTTCCCGTCACGCGTTTTTCCTGGAACTCGCATGGCTGGTCATATGGGCGTGGAACGCAAAACCATCAAGAACTTGAAGGTTGTGCGAGTTGATTCTGAAAAGAATCTGCTGATCGTGAAGGGCAGCATTCCTGGTCCGAATGGCGGGTATGTGCTGATTCAAAAAGCTGGTGCGTAGCGCCATCCCATCTGGACCAGGGACGATTCCCACGAACCAAAAACACGGTTCAGGTGCTGAAACTATCATCGCAAATGGTGAGAGGGCTGATATGCCGGTTGTAAAAGTCAGAAACTTAAAAAATGAAGAAGTCGGTGAAATCGAACTGAGCGAACGAGTCTTTGGCGCACCGCTGAACAAAGCGTTGATTTACGAAGCGGTCAAAGAATTTCGGGCGCGAGGCCGGGCTGGAACCGTGGCAACAAAAACCCGCGGTGATGTTTCGGGCGCCGGACGAAAATTGTGGAAGCAAAAAGGAACTGGTCGGGCGCGAATCGCCAGCCTTCGTTCGCCATTGTGGAAAGGGGGCGGTAATGTACACGGCCCTCAGCCCCGCGATTGGGGCTACCAAATCCCCAAGAAAATGCGTCGGGGTGCTATTCGCGCGGCATTGTCAGAACGGCTGCGTGAAGGTGGCGTGATTGTGGTTGATGACTTTAGCCTTCAACAGCACAAGACCCGGGATCTGGTCGCGATTTTATCCACGCTCGGAGTCGAAAAGCGGGCATTGTTGGTGGATTCACTTGAAAACCGGAATCTGATTCTGGCCTCACGCAATCTTCCTGATGTAGACCACACCAACAGCTTTGGACTCAATATTTTCAATGTTCTCCTGCACGAGCAGATTGTGTTGAGCAAGCGCGCGGTTGGGGAAATCGAAAAGATTTTGGCCTAAGTTTTGAGTTTTAAGCGGACCAATTGACAGATTTCACACGGATCACGATTAAAACTGAAAACTGCAGGAGAGGGACCTATGTTGACAATTTGGGATGTAATCAAATCGCCGGTGATCACTGAAAAAGCCATGGATATGAAGGAGCACACCACCTTAACCGGACAGTTGCTGACCTTCAAGGTTGATCCGCGAGCCAACAAAATTCAGATCAAAAATGCCGTTGAAAAGATTTTCAACGTTGAGGTGGCCGCTGTTCGAACCGCCAACTTCCAGGGAAAAGAAGTTCGTCGTGGTCGCACCATTGGCCGCAAATCCGATTGGAAAAAAGCCTTTGTGACGTTAAAGCCAGGATCCACCATTACCGAATATATGGAAGTGATCTAACCAGAGGCATTGCCAACCTGGTCGGGACCGAAACCGCAAAGTGCACTGCAGCAAATTTTAGACGAAACCTGTGTAGGGTGTTATGGGCATTAAAAAGTTAAAACCAACTTCTCCGGCACGACGCTACCAAACCTACCTCACCAATGATGAGCTTTCAGATGTGCGTCCGTTAAAGGCGCTTACCCTGGCCCGAAAGAAGATCTCCGGGCGCAACAACATTGGTCATATCACGGTCCGGCATCGTGGGGGTGGACACAAGAAACTGTTCCGTGTGATTGATTTTAAACGGGACAAAAGTGGAATTGTCGCCAAGGTGGCAACCATTGAATATGATCCAAACCGATCAGCCAGAATCGCCTTGCTTCATTATGTGGATGGCGAAAAGCGATACATTTTGGCGCCGCAGGGTCTCAAAATTGGTCAGCAGGTGGTTTCCGGCCCGGAATCAGACATCATCGTTGGAAACGCCTTGCCGCTGAAAAACATTCCACTGGGCACCACGATTCACAACATTGAATTGCGTCCTGGAAAAGGTGGGCAAATGGCCCGCACTGCTGGGACGAGCGCGATGCTGGTGGCCAAAGACGATAAGATGGCACAACTCCGGTTGCCATCGGGTGAAGTCCGCAAAGTGTCCATTCTGTGTCAAGCCACTGTCGGCCAGGTTGGCAACATTGAGAACGAAAACATTTCCTTCGGGAAGGCAGGTCGTTCACGCTGGATTGGTCGTCGCCCAACGGTTCGCGGTGTCGCAATGAACCCGGTGGATCACCCACACGGCGGTGGTGAAGGGAAAACCTCTGGTGGTCGCCATCCAGTGACCCCCTGGGGCCAGCCAACTCGTGGCTACAAAACCCGCAAGAACAAAAATACGGACAAACTCATCGTCAAACGTCGCAAATAGTGCGGTTGACTTTGGTTGGTGTGCCAACTGCCGATGAGCAGCGACTGGCACGTGACGACGAAGCACGAAGGACTCAGAAGCAACGAGGAACATTATGCCACGATCAGTGAAAAAAGGGCCGTTTGTGGACAAATTCTTGTCAGACGCCGTGAACCGGATGAACAGTGCCGGTGAACGCCGGGTACACAAAACCTGGTCGCGTCGGTCAACCATTACGCCGGATATGGTGGGTCACACCTTTGCCGTGCACAATGGGAAAAAGTTCATCCCGGTCTATGTCTCGGAAAATATGGTTGGCCACAAGCTGGGTGAGTTTTCTCCAACCCGTACCTTCAAAGGCCACGCTGGGGATAAGAACGAAAAGACGGCGAAACGACGGTAACGAGCCAGGGCAAAAGTGCCGGGGTGGGATGCAGGATCCGTCAAACCGCTCACATCGTCGGTCTGGCCTCTCGACACAAAAGCTCTCATCAAACGTAGGGTGGAGATTTTATGGAAGCACGTGCAGTTGCAAAGTACATCAAAGGGTCGCCGCAAAAGGCTCGGCTCGTGATTGACCAAATTCGTGGCGTCAAAGCGAACGATGCCCTGGCCTTGCTCCGATTAAGCAAGAAACGGGCAGCCCATCCAATTTCAAAAGCGTTGTGGTCAGCGATTTCAAATGCGACCTATCTCGCTGAAAAGCAAAACATTATGGTCGATGTGGATGACCTGGTGGTCACCCGCTGCTTCGTCGATATGGGGCCAACCAAGAATCGGCGCCGGGTGCGTTCCGCACCGATGGGTCGAGCCTATCGTGAACAGCGACGGTCGTGTCACATCACGGTCTATGTTTCAACTGAAAAAGACGCACAAACCGAGAAAAAGTAGGAGGCGGCAGTGGGACAGAAGGTTCATCCATATGGATTTCGATTGGGCGTTAACCGGACGTGGCGGTCAACCTGGTACGCAAAGAAAGATTTTGCTCAGCTTTTAAAAGAAGATCTGGAAGTGAAAAAAGAGCTGAAGCATAAATTTGCCGGTGCCAGCGTGTCCACCATTGATATTGAACGCGCAGCCAACAAATTGAAAATTATCATTCACACTGCCCGCCCAGGCATCATCATTGGTCGAAAAGGGGCTGAAATCGACAAGCTGAAAGCCGAAATTCAGCGCAAAACGGGTCGGGAAGTCATCGTCAACATCCAGGAAATTCAAAAACCTGAACTGAGCGCCCAATTGCAGGCCGAACAGATTGCTCAGCAGCTTGAAAAACGAATTGCCTTTCGCCGTGCGATGCGCAAAACCGTCGAAAATGCCAAGAAGTTTGGCGCTCAGGGAGTAAAGGTTCGTGTTTCAGGTCGGTTGAACGGGGCTGAAATTGCTCGGTCTGAACAATACCTGGATGGTCGGATGCCCCTCCACACATTGCGTGCGGACATTGATTATGGCTTTGCCGAAGCCCATACCACCTATGGCGTGATCGGCGTGAAAGTCTGGATTTATAAAGGTGAGATCTACGAAGCGCGGCGCGGACCAGCTCGGCGAACTGCCTGATCGGTAACGGTCCCCGTGGTTTGAACGATCCAGGGCGAAGCTAATTAAAAGCAAAAAGTGAGAACGGTATGGCAGAATATAAAATCCCTCAAAAGGTCAAATTCCGCCGGCAACAGCGCGGACGTCGGTGTGGTATGGCAACCCGTGGGGCGGCGATATCCTTCGGCGAATTTGGTTTAAAAGCTCTTGAAGTTGCCTGGGTGTCCAGCAAACAGATTGAGGCGGCGCGTATCGCCATCACCCGCACCGTAAAGCGCGGTGGAAAATTATGGATCCGTATTTTCCCAGATAAGCCGATTACCAAGAAACCGGCTGAAACCCGTATGGGGAAGGGAAAAGGGGCCCCCGAAGGCTGGGTGGCTGTGGTCAAGCCGGGTCGCATTCTGTTTGAAATGGAAGGCGTGTCGGAAGAACTGGCGCGGGATGCCATGCAATTGGCCGCCCAGAAACTCCCGATGAAGGTTAAATTTGTAACTCGTGCTGATCAGCAAGGAGGGATTGTATGAAGCATATGACAGGTTTACGTGAGACCAGCACGGATGATTTGCGCGCTCTGGAAACGGAACTGCGGGAAACCTTGTTCCGGCTTCGCTTCAAACGAAGCCTGGGAGATGTTGAATCCGCACGCAAAATTGCAAATGAACGCAAGCGCCTGGCCCGGGTCAAAACGCTTCTGCGTGCCCGTGAAATCGGTATTGAAAAGTAGAACAGTGTCAACCGACCTGAACAAGATCGAAAAAGGAAGTGGATATGGCAGAACAAGACAACACGCCACAGTCAACAACACCAGGTGAAGCCGAAACACCAGCCGCCGAAGCTCACGTCACCAGCACGCCACGGACGCCGCGAACCGAAAAAATCGGGGTCGTGACCAGCGATAAAATGACCAAAACGGTGGTCGTTCGGGTTGATCGGTTGGTGCAGCACCCCAAGTACCGACGCTACATTCGCAAAACTTCAAAGTTTATGGCCCATGATGAGCTCGAATGCAGAATTGGGGACAAAGTGCGCATTTTGGAAACCCGTCCATTGTCAGCCCGCAAACGCTGGCGTGTAGTTGAAATTCTTCAACGGGCGGCTCAATAGGAGCGGACAGCCCGACGTCACCTGTGAGTGACGTGCAGGACCAGGCCGCCGGACAAGCACAATTGCGGCAAAGTGGGAGGAAGTCAGACCTATGATTCAGATGAGAACCATTCTCGATGTCGCCGATAATTCAGGCGCCAAGAAAATCTCGTGCATTCTGCCTCTGGGTGGTAGCACCGGATTAAAGGCGACCGTTGGTGACATTATCACGGCGAACGTCAAAGAAGCTTCGCCAGATGGAAACGTGAAAAAAGGGCAGGTGGTCAAAGCCGTGATTGTCCGGACCCGGAAGGAAGTCCGCCGCAAGGACGGAACCTATGTGCGTTTTGACCAGAATGCCGCAGTATTGATCAAGAAAGGGTCAGAAGGGTGGGATCCCATTGGGACGCGCGTTTTCGGACCTGTTGCCCGTGAACTCCGCGACAAGAAGTTCATGAAGATTATCTCTTTGGCGCCGGAGGTGATTTGAAATGCCAGCAAAAGCAAAGGTTTGCAAAAATGACCTGGTCGTTGTGTTGACCGGGAAAGATGTTGGAAAACGTGGGCGGGTGTTGTCTGTCAAGCCGCGAGATCAAAAAGTCTTGGTGGAAGGGGTTGCGATGGCGCAGCACCACCAGCGAAACAACCCTCAGCTCAGTCGAGCCGGCGGCATTATCGAGCGCGAAGCCTACATCAATATTTCAAACGTGCAGGTGGTCTGCCCAAGCTGTGGTGCCCCCACCCGCGTTGGAATCAAAGTGCTTGAAGACGAAAGCCGTAAACGGCAGTGCAAAAAATGCGGTGCCATTATTGAACAACGCTAGGGTGGTGTGACGGGCATCAGCAGTACTGCTGTCCCGCTCTGGCGTGAACTGTTTTCAGTCTATCTAAAGCGTAGAGAGTTAATCATGGTTCCCAGACTCAAAACAAAATATCGTGAAGAAATTACCGCCAAGATGGTCAGCCAGTTTGGCTACACTAACCCAATGGCCGTGCCGAAACTGGAAAAGATCGTCATCAATATGGGCGTTGGCCGAGATTATATCTCGACCAAAAACACCAAAGTGCTCGAAGTGGCCGCTGAAGAACTGGGTTCCGTCACCGGACAAAAGTCAGTTGTGACCCGTGCCAAAAAGTCAATCGCCTCATTTAAATTGCGCGAAAAAGATCCAATTGGGGTGATGGTGACCTTGCGTGGCGACCGGATGTATGAGTTCCTCGACCGGTTGGTGAGCATTGCCTTACCTCGCGTTCGTGATTTTCGCGGTGTCTCCGGTAAAGCATTTGATGGACGTGGCAATTACACCCTTGGGCTGAAAGACCAGTTGCTCTTCCCGGAAGTTGATTTCGCCAAGGTTGACAAAGCGCGTGGCATGAATATTTCAATTGTGACAACTGCCAAAACCGATGAAGAAGGACGTACCTTGCTGCGGTTCTTTGGAATGCCTTTCCGACAAAACTAAGCACCCGCTCAGGTTGACTGCGGAGTGAAACCCAAACTTCACGAAAAGAAGGTGAGAGTGAAGCCGTTATGGCAAAGAAATCCTTGATTGCGAAAGCAAACCGTAAGCCGAAATTTGATGTCCGTGGGTACAATCGCTGCAAGCGGTGTGGTCGCCCCCGAGCGTATCTGCGCAAGTTTGGAATTTGCCGCATCTGCTTCCGCCAATTGGCGTTGGAAGGGCAAATTCCGGGCGTGACCAAATCAAGCTGGTAATATGAGTCGTGGTTGTTGTCCCTGGTTCGGCGCCGATG encodes:
- the tuf gene encoding elongation factor Tu (EF-Tu; promotes GTP-dependent binding of aminoacyl-tRNA to the A-site of ribosomes during protein biosynthesis; when the tRNA anticodon matches the mRNA codon, GTP hydrolysis results; the inactive EF-Tu-GDP leaves the ribosome and release of GDP is promoted by elongation factor Ts; many prokaryotes have two copies of the gene encoding EF-Tu), which translates into the protein DNVGLLLRGVDRSDIERGQVIAKPGSITPHTKLKCEVYILTKEEGGRHTPFFKGYRRQFYFRTTDVTGVATLPENVEMVMPGDNVALEVELITPIAMEKGLRFAIREGGRTVGAGTISDILE
- the rpsJ gene encoding 30S ribosomal protein S10, producing MNDKIRIRLKAYDHRVLDQSTLEIVDTAKRTGAKVAGPIPLPTVRNRYTVLRSPHVDKKSREQFEIRTHKRLMDILDPTPQTVDALMKLDLPAGVDVEIKAFGRDRK
- the rplC gene encoding 50S ribosomal protein L3, which produces MVNGIIGKKVGMTQLFAPDGTVTPVTVLQAGPCVVVQRKTVAKDGYSAVQLGLVENRPPKKVSKPIRGHFEKTGKGTPPTRILREFRVSAEEQIEVGAPVLVDLFSENEKIQVVGTSKGRGFAGFIKRHGFGGGRSTHGSMFHRAPGSIGSSAFPSRVFPGTRMAGHMGVERKTIKNLKVVRVDSEKNLLIVKGSIPGPNGGYVLIQKAGA
- the rplD gene encoding 50S ribosomal protein L4, whose translation is MPVVKVRNLKNEEVGEIELSERVFGAPLNKALIYEAVKEFRARGRAGTVATKTRGDVSGAGRKLWKQKGTGRARIASLRSPLWKGGGNVHGPQPRDWGYQIPKKMRRGAIRAALSERLREGGVIVVDDFSLQQHKTRDLVAILSTLGVEKRALLVDSLENRNLILASRNLPDVDHTNSFGLNIFNVLLHEQIVLSKRAVGEIEKILA
- a CDS encoding 50S ribosomal protein L23, producing the protein MTIWDVIKSPVITEKAMDMKEHTTLTGQLLTFKVDPRANKIQIKNAVEKIFNVEVAAVRTANFQGKEVRRGRTIGRKSDWKKAFVTLKPGSTITEYMEVI
- the rplB gene encoding 50S ribosomal protein L2 — protein: MGIKKLKPTSPARRYQTYLTNDELSDVRPLKALTLARKKISGRNNIGHITVRHRGGGHKKLFRVIDFKRDKSGIVAKVATIEYDPNRSARIALLHYVDGEKRYILAPQGLKIGQQVVSGPESDIIVGNALPLKNIPLGTTIHNIELRPGKGGQMARTAGTSAMLVAKDDKMAQLRLPSGEVRKVSILCQATVGQVGNIENENISFGKAGRSRWIGRRPTVRGVAMNPVDHPHGGGEGKTSGGRHPVTPWGQPTRGYKTRKNKNTDKLIVKRRK
- the rpsS gene encoding 30S ribosomal protein S19; the encoded protein is MPRSVKKGPFVDKFLSDAVNRMNSAGERRVHKTWSRRSTITPDMVGHTFAVHNGKKFIPVYVSENMVGHKLGEFSPTRTFKGHAGDKNEKTAKRR
- the rplV gene encoding 50S ribosomal protein L22, whose amino-acid sequence is MEARAVAKYIKGSPQKARLVIDQIRGVKANDALALLRLSKKRAAHPISKALWSAISNATYLAEKQNIMVDVDDLVVTRCFVDMGPTKNRRRVRSAPMGRAYREQRRSCHITVYVSTEKDAQTEKK
- the rpsC gene encoding 30S ribosomal protein S3, producing the protein MGQKVHPYGFRLGVNRTWRSTWYAKKDFAQLLKEDLEVKKELKHKFAGASVSTIDIERAANKLKIIIHTARPGIIIGRKGAEIDKLKAEIQRKTGREVIVNIQEIQKPELSAQLQAEQIAQQLEKRIAFRRAMRKTVENAKKFGAQGVKVRVSGRLNGAEIARSEQYLDGRMPLHTLRADIDYGFAEAHTTYGVIGVKVWIYKGEIYEARRGPARRTA
- the rplP gene encoding 50S ribosomal protein L16, with product MAEYKIPQKVKFRRQQRGRRCGMATRGAAISFGEFGLKALEVAWVSSKQIEAARIAITRTVKRGGKLWIRIFPDKPITKKPAETRMGKGKGAPEGWVAVVKPGRILFEMEGVSEELARDAMQLAAQKLPMKVKFVTRADQQGGIV
- the rpmC gene encoding 50S ribosomal protein L29; its protein translation is MKHMTGLRETSTDDLRALETELRETLFRLRFKRSLGDVESARKIANERKRLARVKTLLRAREIGIEK
- the rpsQ gene encoding 30S ribosomal protein S17; the encoded protein is MAEQDNTPQSTTPGEAETPAAEAHVTSTPRTPRTEKIGVVTSDKMTKTVVVRVDRLVQHPKYRRYIRKTSKFMAHDELECRIGDKVRILETRPLSARKRWRVVEILQRAAQ
- the rplN gene encoding 50S ribosomal protein L14 translates to MIQMRTILDVADNSGAKKISCILPLGGSTGLKATVGDIITANVKEASPDGNVKKGQVVKAVIVRTRKEVRRKDGTYVRFDQNAAVLIKKGSEGWDPIGTRVFGPVARELRDKKFMKIISLAPEVI
- a CDS encoding 50S ribosomal protein L24 codes for the protein MPAKAKVCKNDLVVVLTGKDVGKRGRVLSVKPRDQKVLVEGVAMAQHHQRNNPQLSRAGGIIEREAYINISNVQVVCPSCGAPTRVGIKVLEDESRKRQCKKCGAIIEQR
- the rplE gene encoding 50S ribosomal protein L5 — protein: MVPRLKTKYREEITAKMVSQFGYTNPMAVPKLEKIVINMGVGRDYISTKNTKVLEVAAEELGSVTGQKSVVTRAKKSIASFKLREKDPIGVMVTLRGDRMYEFLDRLVSIALPRVRDFRGVSGKAFDGRGNYTLGLKDQLLFPEVDFAKVDKARGMNISIVTTAKTDEEGRTLLRFFGMPFRQN
- a CDS encoding type Z 30S ribosomal protein S14, giving the protein MAKKSLIAKANRKPKFDVRGYNRCKRCGRPRAYLRKFGICRICFRQLALEGQIPGVTKSSW